The proteins below are encoded in one region of Chryseobacterium wanjuense:
- the dnaB gene encoding replicative DNA helicase, giving the protein MAQKETLSSLTNGNFAKELSIADGKMPPNAVDFERLVIGTFLIDKKGLDHSIDLLTPEVFYDPRHTVIFSTILKLYEGNQPVDLMTIIQDLKKEGKLSLAGGDSYIIDLTLGVSSSAHIEYHVRVILEKYILRSLINVSANVIDAAYKESTDVFELLDKAEQSFFEITNGTIKKGFDTANSLVKQAIDTIKSLKDKQGLSGVPSGFRDVDKETGGWQNSDLIIIAARPAMGKTAFLLSMARNIAVGHKIPMALFSLEMASVQLITRMIASETRISSEKLRKGTLDDDEWQRLFSNVSELENAPLYIDETPSLSIFDFRAKCRRLVMQHGVRLIMVDYLQLMTAGGGGKGVGNREQEISMISRSLKAIAKELNVPVIALSQLSRSVETRPGKRPQLSDLRESGAIEQDADIVSFIFRPEYYKITVWDNDEEGQETSTENQAELIIAKHRNGATADVRLSFLKHFAKFGDIEAALDGGSAGGYPSNFGSKEQSGFDKIKTTIQPGAAFDLPDSSKLSGSSMNDFDDEDDFPF; this is encoded by the coding sequence ATGGCGCAGAAAGAAACATTATCTTCTTTGACGAACGGGAACTTCGCGAAAGAGCTGTCAATTGCTGATGGAAAAATGCCTCCAAATGCAGTGGATTTCGAGAGACTGGTAATCGGTACTTTTTTGATTGACAAAAAGGGGCTCGATCACTCTATTGATTTGCTTACACCGGAGGTTTTCTATGACCCGAGACATACTGTAATTTTTTCTACTATTTTAAAACTGTACGAAGGTAACCAGCCTGTGGATTTAATGACCATCATTCAGGATCTGAAGAAAGAGGGAAAATTAAGCCTTGCAGGTGGTGACAGCTATATCATTGATCTTACGCTGGGGGTAAGTTCTTCTGCCCACATCGAATATCACGTTCGTGTCATTCTGGAAAAATATATTTTAAGAAGCTTAATTAATGTTTCCGCAAATGTGATTGACGCGGCCTATAAAGAATCAACAGACGTTTTTGAACTTTTAGATAAAGCGGAACAGTCATTTTTTGAAATCACGAACGGAACCATTAAAAAAGGTTTTGACACGGCCAATTCATTAGTAAAACAGGCCATTGACACCATCAAATCTCTGAAAGACAAGCAAGGACTTTCCGGAGTACCTTCAGGTTTCAGGGATGTGGATAAAGAAACCGGTGGCTGGCAAAACTCCGACCTTATCATTATCGCGGCACGTCCGGCGATGGGGAAAACGGCGTTCCTGCTTTCCATGGCGAGAAATATTGCAGTGGGTCACAAAATTCCGATGGCTCTGTTCTCTCTTGAGATGGCTTCGGTACAGCTTATCACCAGGATGATTGCTTCCGAAACAAGAATTTCATCCGAAAAATTAAGAAAAGGAACTTTGGACGACGATGAATGGCAAAGACTATTCTCGAACGTATCAGAACTGGAAAATGCGCCTTTATATATTGACGAAACTCCTTCCCTATCTATATTCGACTTCCGTGCAAAATGCCGAAGACTGGTAATGCAGCATGGTGTACGACTCATCATGGTCGACTACCTTCAGCTGATGACTGCAGGAGGCGGTGGAAAAGGTGTCGGAAACCGTGAACAGGAAATTTCCATGATTTCCCGTTCCCTAAAGGCAATCGCAAAAGAATTGAACGTTCCGGTAATTGCACTTTCCCAGCTTTCGCGTAGTGTGGAAACCCGTCCTGGAAAAAGACCTCAGCTTTCAGATTTGAGGGAATCCGGAGCAATTGAGCAGGATGCGGATATTGTATCTTTCATCTTCAGACCGGAATACTATAAAATTACCGTTTGGGATAATGACGAAGAAGGACAGGAAACTTCAACGGAAAACCAGGCCGAATTAATCATCGCAAAACACAGGAATGGTGCTACAGCCGATGTCCGTTTATCATTCTTAAAGCATTTTGCTAAATTCGGTGATATTGAAGCGGCTTTAGATGGAGGAAGCGCCGGAGGATATCCTTCGAACTTCGGATCCAAAGAGCAAAGTGGTTTTGATAAAATTAAAACGACCATTCAGCCGGGTGCAGCGTTTGACCTTCCGGACAGCTCAAAACTTTCAGGATCTTCAATGAACGATTTTGATGATGAAGATGATTTTCCTTTTTAA
- the rnhA gene encoding ribonuclease HI: MRIEIYTDGACSGNPGKGGYGILMRVPEKKYQKTFSKGFRKTTNNRMELLAVVTALEKLKSPDNDIHIYTDSKYVADAINQDWLSGWIKRGWKNVKNPDLWQKFAALYNIHKPKMHWVKGHAGHFENELCDKLAVAAASSPNLEIDTYFENLENNSLF, translated from the coding sequence TTGAGAATAGAAATATACACCGACGGAGCTTGCAGCGGAAATCCCGGAAAAGGCGGATATGGAATTCTCATGCGTGTTCCTGAAAAAAAATACCAGAAAACGTTTTCCAAAGGCTTCAGAAAAACCACCAACAACCGGATGGAACTTCTGGCGGTAGTTACAGCTTTAGAAAAACTGAAATCTCCGGATAACGACATTCATATTTATACTGACAGCAAATATGTTGCAGATGCCATCAATCAGGACTGGCTTTCCGGATGGATCAAAAGAGGCTGGAAAAATGTAAAAAACCCTGATCTGTGGCAAAAATTTGCAGCTTTATACAACATTCACAAGCCCAAAATGCACTGGGTAAAGGGGCATGCGGGACATTTTGAAAATGAATTGTGCGATAAACTTGCCGTTGCCGCTGCCAGCTCTCCCAATCTTGAAATTGACACGTATTTTGAAAATCTTGAAAATAATTCATTATTTTAA